From the genome of Segatella hominis, one region includes:
- a CDS encoding TolB family protein, whose product MKYKNILYSAMAGILLLASCAQTHENAEQVDHLPNMYPDYADVTIPVNIAPLNFEIRDKNLTNIETTLTIEGADANDAANTLTATSNSQNLKFDMDDWKAFLQKAVGKNIKVQIYSKSNEGEWTAFRPFTWQVVGDSLDAYLTYRLIEPDYEVWNKIQIKQRCIENWQEKILADHNLQENRCMNCHAFGNQDPNLSMVYIRGEGGGAILNRNGKLRKLNLKNANMISSSVYYGFSPSGKYVTFSTNIIIPAFHANADKRLEVYDSKSDVYVADLDNNRIISSPLTSDSTHLETFPTFSPDGKYVYYCVANRKGLESTNLKGLKYSLVRIPFDEKTGSFGTEVDTLYKERSVCHPKISPDGRYCLFTVADYGTFPIWHPEADLCMLDLQTGKIDSLSIVNSEKSDTYHSWSHTGRWFVFASKRDDGLYGKPYFCYVDRQGKAHKPFVLPQREPTFYDDCLKSFNIPELSRGPVPFDAIDIENVMKQDAEKFK is encoded by the coding sequence ATGAAATACAAGAATATCCTATACAGTGCCATGGCGGGCATACTGTTGCTCGCCTCATGTGCCCAGACTCATGAGAATGCTGAGCAGGTAGACCACCTGCCCAACATGTATCCCGACTATGCCGATGTAACGATTCCGGTCAATATCGCTCCTCTCAACTTCGAGATACGCGACAAGAACCTTACCAACATCGAAACCACACTCACGATTGAGGGAGCAGATGCCAACGATGCAGCCAACACTCTTACTGCCACCAGCAACAGCCAGAATCTGAAATTTGATATGGACGACTGGAAGGCTTTCCTGCAAAAGGCTGTGGGCAAGAACATCAAAGTTCAGATATATTCAAAGAGCAATGAGGGAGAATGGACGGCGTTCAGGCCCTTCACCTGGCAGGTAGTAGGCGACAGTCTGGATGCTTATCTCACCTACCGACTGATAGAACCCGATTACGAAGTATGGAACAAGATACAGATTAAGCAGCGCTGCATAGAGAATTGGCAGGAGAAGATTCTCGCCGACCACAATCTGCAGGAAAACCGCTGTATGAACTGTCATGCTTTTGGCAACCAGGATCCCAACCTCAGTATGGTATATATAAGAGGTGAAGGCGGAGGAGCCATTCTTAACCGCAATGGCAAGCTGCGCAAGCTGAACCTGAAGAATGCCAACATGATTTCTTCAAGTGTATATTACGGTTTCAGTCCATCGGGCAAATACGTAACGTTCTCTACCAATATCATCATTCCAGCCTTCCATGCCAATGCCGACAAGCGACTGGAAGTATATGATTCGAAGAGCGATGTATATGTTGCCGACCTAGACAACAACCGCATCATCTCCTCGCCACTTACCTCCGACAGTACACATCTTGAGACATTTCCTACTTTCTCACCGGACGGGAAATACGTTTATTACTGCGTAGCTAACAGAAAGGGACTTGAAAGTACGAACCTGAAGGGATTGAAATATTCGCTGGTCCGCATCCCGTTCGATGAAAAGACAGGGAGTTTCGGAACCGAGGTAGATACTCTTTACAAAGAGCGTTCAGTCTGCCATCCTAAGATAAGTCCTGACGGCAGATACTGCCTCTTCACCGTTGCCGATTACGGCACCTTCCCTATCTGGCATCCAGAAGCAGATCTCTGCATGTTAGACCTACAGACGGGTAAGATAGACAGCCTCAGCATCGTGAACAGCGAGAAGAGCGATACCTATCACAGTTGGTCGCATACCGGCAGATGGTTTGTCTTTGCCAGCAAGCGCGATGATGGTCTTTACGGCAAGCCTTACTTCTGCTACGTAGACCGCCAGGGCAAGGCTCACAAGCCTTTTGTTCTTCCACAGAGGGAACCAACCTTCTACGATGATTGCCTGAAGAGTTTCAACATACCGGAGCTGAGCCGCGGCCCCGTTCCATTCGATGCCATCGATATAGAGAATGTAATGAAGCAAGATGCAGAAAAGTTCAAATAA
- a CDS encoding DUF6057 family protein: protein MSEQQTSQSSFGIYSLYVLGAIACFVFFQFFYPYHLFYQEQNQLFLSSWDYLTTYLDKPGWLACLAGDFLTQFYYFRYAGPIILTLCILITGYNVKCAVRDADIQWKKTAHIVAFIMMILLVCFSFHYDYRLCSILAIAGGASVFRVSTKLLTSTRMFLKKIEKMDDNPSAAAGLGAAHWITAFSIIVSVFVCHWFFGNGVWIYGALVFTGCLSHIKKVGTYYRLAALVIPFFLLMLSKRLYFCDFQTLYTYPGIGKLVKPQMDLEKTFAVDCEYYFGNYNKVINIVEKTENPDQYMKFYYNLVMAQNGYLPDNLLGFQNNNLGTFEKLGPDTPTLTIKTLNELYWVLGDMTFCERATMLANVCSPNNRNIRMVKRLAEINLVKGDYAATRKYLRILQKTFVWSRWANRAFSSLGRKATTDEKALLQQYIEKRPFINRKDTLRLNENCHTIMCELAESNPNNKIAIDYMLCSDLLLKDMETFKRDYDTYYLKQKNVSYERLYQEALMIYLAGTKAKPEEWAKYIKRQDVLQRFHQYNEERGNQAFCDTYWYYFDKAEVPKLNIN from the coding sequence ATGAGTGAACAGCAAACAAGCCAATCTAGTTTTGGCATATATTCGTTATATGTATTGGGAGCCATCGCATGCTTTGTGTTCTTCCAATTCTTCTATCCCTACCATCTGTTTTATCAGGAGCAGAACCAACTGTTTCTGTCATCATGGGATTATCTGACTACTTATCTGGACAAACCGGGATGGCTGGCCTGTCTGGCAGGCGATTTTCTAACCCAGTTTTATTATTTCCGCTATGCCGGTCCTATCATCCTTACCCTCTGTATTCTTATTACGGGATATAATGTAAAATGCGCAGTAAGAGATGCAGACATCCAATGGAAAAAGACGGCACATATCGTAGCCTTCATCATGATGATCCTATTGGTATGTTTCAGTTTTCACTACGACTACCGGCTTTGCAGCATTCTGGCAATAGCAGGTGGTGCCAGTGTGTTCCGTGTCAGCACCAAGCTGCTCACTTCCACCCGAATGTTTCTCAAGAAGATAGAGAAGATGGACGACAATCCTTCTGCCGCAGCAGGTTTGGGAGCAGCGCATTGGATTACCGCCTTCAGTATCATTGTTTCCGTATTCGTATGCCACTGGTTCTTTGGAAATGGAGTATGGATCTACGGAGCGCTGGTATTTACAGGCTGTCTTTCCCACATCAAGAAAGTGGGAACCTACTATCGCCTGGCTGCCCTCGTGATTCCTTTCTTCCTGCTGATGCTGTCCAAGCGACTCTACTTCTGTGACTTCCAGACCCTTTATACCTATCCGGGTATCGGAAAACTGGTAAAACCGCAAATGGATTTGGAGAAAACATTCGCAGTAGACTGTGAATATTACTTCGGTAATTATAATAAGGTTATCAACATCGTAGAAAAGACGGAAAATCCGGACCAATACATGAAGTTCTACTATAACCTCGTGATGGCGCAAAACGGATATCTTCCAGACAACCTGCTGGGATTCCAGAATAACAACCTGGGTACATTCGAGAAACTGGGACCAGACACCCCAACCCTCACCATCAAGACCCTGAACGAACTGTATTGGGTTCTGGGCGACATGACTTTCTGCGAACGTGCCACAATGCTTGCCAATGTCTGCTCTCCGAATAACCGGAATATCAGAATGGTAAAGCGACTTGCCGAAATCAATCTGGTGAAGGGCGACTACGCTGCAACCCGCAAATATCTCCGTATCCTGCAAAAAACCTTCGTATGGAGCAGATGGGCAAACCGTGCTTTCTCATCACTTGGCAGAAAAGCAACAACTGATGAAAAAGCCCTCTTGCAACAATACATAGAAAAGCGCCCGTTCATCAACCGGAAGGATACGCTACGACTGAACGAGAATTGCCACACCATCATGTGTGAACTGGCAGAAAGTAATCCGAACAACAAAATTGCCATCGACTACATGCTCTGCAGCGATCTCCTCCTGAAAGACATGGAAACCTTCAAGCGGGATTATGATACTTATTATCTCAAACAGAAAAACGTTTCCTACGAACGCCTGTATCAGGAGGCTCTCATGATTTATCTGGCAGGAACCAAGGCTAAGCCGGAAGAATGGGCAAAGTATATCAAGCGTCAAGATGTTCTGCAGCGTTTCCATCAGTATAATGAAGAACGGGGCAACCAGGCTTTCTGCGATACCTACTGGTATTACTTCGACAAGGCAGAGGTGCCTAAGTTGAACATCAACTGA
- a CDS encoding Rid family hydrolase: MDKYIILSPKAKGTFNDRLNFLYLKLGNYLDTEKPGNRTLQYCKVFLSDAQNQTQDLEESLLYQEYLKDTHLTVVEQPPLNGNKISLLIKTTDDKTPILFHSLRLTEEEAKGKDSYEQTRMLFDKYLQLIAGTDMTMERNLVRTWIYVTHIDVNYQEVVEARNDVFDQQGLTAETHYIASTGIGGATSVRHASVAIDFLTVPGIREEDKQYLQALNHLNPTHEYGVAFERGTSLSLPQKKQYFISGTASIDKDGAVVYEGDIIRQTGRLLENIGALLKDGDAMMNDIQYFIIYLRDISDYHTIEQLMNQFYPQIPHIIVEARVCRPGWLIEMECIAEKQEQK, translated from the coding sequence ATGGATAAATACATAATATTATCACCAAAAGCCAAGGGAACGTTCAATGACCGTCTCAATTTTCTGTATCTGAAACTAGGTAACTATCTCGACACCGAGAAACCGGGAAATCGTACTTTGCAATATTGTAAAGTATTCCTCAGCGACGCCCAGAACCAGACTCAGGATTTAGAAGAGTCACTCCTTTATCAGGAGTATCTTAAGGATACCCATCTTACGGTTGTGGAGCAACCTCCGCTCAACGGGAACAAGATTTCACTTCTTATCAAGACCACAGACGATAAGACCCCTATCCTGTTCCACAGTCTCCGACTGACTGAGGAAGAAGCGAAGGGAAAGGATTCATACGAACAGACCCGAATGCTATTCGACAAATACCTGCAACTTATCGCCGGTACAGATATGACGATGGAGCGCAACCTGGTAAGAACATGGATATACGTAACTCATATCGATGTAAACTATCAGGAAGTAGTAGAAGCGCGCAATGATGTTTTCGACCAGCAAGGTCTGACGGCAGAAACCCATTATATAGCCAGTACGGGCATCGGCGGAGCAACATCCGTACGTCATGCATCTGTAGCTATCGACTTTCTGACCGTTCCCGGTATCAGGGAAGAAGACAAGCAATATCTCCAGGCACTCAACCATCTGAATCCTACTCACGAATACGGAGTAGCCTTTGAACGGGGAACCAGCCTTTCTCTGCCCCAGAAGAAACAATATTTCATATCAGGAACAGCCAGCATAGATAAAGATGGAGCAGTTGTATACGAAGGTGATATTATAAGACAAACCGGCAGATTGCTCGAGAACATCGGTGCTTTATTGAAGGATGGCGATGCGATGATGAACGATATCCAATACTTTATCATCTACCTGCGCGACATCTCTGATTACCATACCATAGAGCAACTGATGAATCAGTTTTACCCTCAGATACCACATATCATAGTAGAGGCAAGAGTATGCAGACCGGGCTGGCTGATCGAGATGGAATGTATTGCAGAAAAACAAGAACAGAAATAA
- a CDS encoding acetylornithine carbamoyltransferase, which produces MKTFFNVEDLGDLKAALAEAQEVKANRFGYQELGKNKTLLMIFFNNSLRTRLSTQKAAMNLGMNVIVLDVNAGAWKLETERGVIMDGDKSEHLLEAIPVMGSFCDLIGVRSFAGLKDRDYDYAETIVNQFVKYSGRPVFAMETATVHPLQAFADLITIEEHKKVARPKVVLTWAPHCRALPQAVPNSFAQWMNAADVDFVVTHPEGYELDPKFVGNAKVEYDQKKALEGADFVYAKNWSCPGVKDPAQYGEILSKDMSWTIDEEHMSWTNDGCFMHCLPVRRGLIVTDDVIESQNSLVIPEAANREISAEVVIKRMLESL; this is translated from the coding sequence ATGAAGACATTCTTTAATGTTGAAGACCTTGGCGACTTGAAAGCAGCGCTCGCTGAGGCACAGGAAGTAAAAGCAAACCGTTTCGGTTATCAGGAGTTGGGCAAGAACAAAACCTTGCTGATGATATTCTTCAATAACAGCCTCCGTACCCGTTTGAGTACACAGAAGGCAGCTATGAACCTGGGCATGAATGTAATCGTGCTCGACGTAAATGCTGGTGCATGGAAGTTGGAGACAGAACGTGGCGTTATCATGGATGGTGACAAGAGTGAGCACCTGCTGGAGGCCATACCTGTGATGGGAAGTTTCTGCGACCTCATCGGTGTGCGCAGCTTTGCCGGTTTGAAAGACCGTGACTACGATTATGCCGAGACCATCGTCAACCAGTTCGTGAAGTACAGCGGCCGCCCAGTTTTTGCCATGGAGACTGCTACCGTTCACCCACTCCAGGCATTCGCCGACCTCATCACCATCGAGGAACATAAGAAGGTGGCTCGTCCTAAGGTGGTTCTGACCTGGGCTCCTCATTGTCGTGCCCTGCCTCAGGCTGTACCTAACTCATTCGCCCAGTGGATGAACGCAGCCGATGTTGATTTCGTGGTTACTCATCCTGAGGGCTATGAACTCGACCCTAAGTTCGTAGGCAATGCCAAAGTGGAGTACGACCAGAAGAAGGCGCTGGAAGGTGCAGACTTCGTTTATGCCAAGAACTGGAGCTGTCCGGGCGTAAAAGACCCAGCACAGTATGGTGAGATTCTGAGCAAGGACATGAGCTGGACCATCGACGAGGAGCACATGAGCTGGACCAATGACGGTTGCTTCATGCATTGCTTGCCTGTTCGCCGTGGTTTGATTGTTACAGATGATGTCATCGAAAGCCAGAACAGTCTGGTCATTCCAGAGGCAGCCAACCGTGAGATTTCAGCCGAGGTTGTCATCAAGCGTATGCTCGAATCACTCTAA
- a CDS encoding glutamate-5-semialdehyde dehydrogenase produces MELKETFQKVKAASKTLGLLTDDQRNDILQAVADSIIAETPALLAANAEDLAKMDKANPLYDRLQLTEQRLQDIASDMRHVSTLPSPLGRVLKDKTLENGLHMQRVAVPFGVIGMIYEARPNVTYDVFSLCFKSGNACVLKGGKDANASNSAGVELIHRVLIKYGVNPDICTLLPATHEATGEMLNAVGYIDLCIPRGGKKLINFVRDTAKVPVIETGAGVVHCYFDKDGDLEMGKRIITNAKCRRVSVCNALDCLLIHENRLSDLPALCEGLAEKQTKIHADTQAYEALKGHYPDTLLYKAEESEAKMKEADANVKSIWNTEWLSMQMGIKTVASEDEALDHIATYGSGHSESIVSNDEAAQKKFQMMVDAACVYVNAPTSFTDGAQFGLGAEIGISTQKLGARGPMALEEITTYKWLITGNGQTRK; encoded by the coding sequence ATGGAACTGAAAGAGACATTCCAAAAAGTGAAGGCAGCTAGCAAAACACTTGGTTTGCTAACTGATGATCAACGTAATGATATCCTGCAGGCGGTGGCTGATTCCATCATCGCCGAAACTCCTGCGCTCCTTGCAGCAAATGCAGAAGACCTGGCAAAGATGGACAAGGCGAACCCGCTCTATGACCGACTGCAACTTACTGAGCAGCGACTCCAGGATATTGCTTCGGATATGAGACACGTCAGCACGTTGCCCTCACCCCTTGGAAGAGTTCTCAAAGACAAGACACTCGAAAACGGATTGCACATGCAGAGAGTTGCCGTTCCTTTCGGAGTCATCGGCATGATTTACGAGGCCCGTCCTAATGTTACCTATGATGTTTTTTCTCTCTGTTTCAAGAGTGGAAATGCTTGCGTACTGAAAGGTGGTAAGGATGCAAACGCCTCTAACTCAGCGGGTGTCGAACTTATCCACAGGGTGTTGATAAAGTATGGAGTGAATCCTGACATATGTACGCTCCTACCTGCTACCCATGAAGCTACGGGAGAAATGCTGAATGCCGTTGGCTATATCGACCTCTGCATTCCTCGTGGCGGAAAGAAACTCATCAACTTCGTTCGTGATACTGCCAAAGTACCGGTCATTGAGACAGGAGCAGGCGTGGTACACTGCTACTTTGACAAGGATGGTGACTTGGAGATGGGCAAGCGCATCATCACCAATGCCAAGTGCCGAAGAGTAAGCGTATGCAATGCACTCGACTGTCTGTTGATTCACGAAAACAGATTGAGCGACCTCCCTGCCCTCTGTGAAGGTCTTGCCGAGAAACAAACCAAGATTCATGCTGATACCCAAGCTTACGAGGCATTAAAGGGACACTATCCTGATACCTTATTATATAAGGCAGAGGAAAGTGAGGCGAAGATGAAGGAAGCCGATGCCAACGTGAAGAGCATCTGGAACACCGAATGGCTCAGTATGCAGATGGGTATCAAGACTGTAGCTTCTGAAGACGAAGCACTCGACCATATCGCTACTTACGGAAGCGGACACAGCGAAAGTATCGTTTCTAATGACGAAGCAGCTCAAAAGAAATTCCAGATGATGGTAGATGCTGCTTGCGTCTATGTGAACGCTCCAACCAGCTTCACCGATGGCGCACAATTTGGACTGGGAGCTGAAATTGGTATCAGTACTCAGAAGTTAGGAGCCCGCGGACCAATGGCTCTCGAAGAGATTACCACCTACAAGTGGTTGATTACAGGAAATGGACAGACGAGGAAGTGA
- a CDS encoding DUF1016 N-terminal domain-containing protein: MGQRIAEQTGASRAEYGKHVIEVASAALTEEFGKGFSYTNIANYKRFYLTFNNLQILQTVSEKFNNPIQQALPAELSTHFQKGQTVSAQFELRLLPWSHYERLYE, encoded by the coding sequence ATCGGACAACGTATAGCGGAACAGACCGGAGCATCACGTGCAGAATACGGAAAGCATGTGATAGAGGTCGCTTCGGCTGCTCTTACTGAGGAATTCGGGAAGGGATTCTCATATACGAATATTGCCAATTACAAAAGGTTTTATCTGACATTCAACAACTTACAAATTCTTCAGACAGTGTCTGAGAAATTCAACAATCCAATTCAACAGGCACTGCCTGCTGAATTATCTACGCACTTTCAAAAAGGGCAGACAGTATCTGCCCAATTCGAACTACGCCTTCTTCCTTGGTCTCATTACGAGCGTCTATACGAGTAG
- a CDS encoding DUF2442 domain-containing protein — MILTIKDVDYLGDYTLLCTFNDGIKKKVDLTSLLKYPAFSELKDKSKFIQFGLDQTIFWANGADIAPEYLYEHGVTEDN, encoded by the coding sequence ATGATTTTAACGATTAAAGATGTAGACTACTTAGGAGATTATACTCTTCTTTGTACTTTTAATGACGGAATAAAGAAAAAGGTTGACTTAACCTCGCTCTTAAAATACCCAGCATTCAGCGAGTTGAAAGACAAAAGCAAATTCATTCAATTCGGATTAGACCAAACAATATTTTGGGCTAATGGTGCCGATATTGCGCCAGAATATCTCTATGAGCATGGAGTAACAGAAGACAACTAA
- a CDS encoding DUF4160 domain-containing protein, with amino-acid sequence MIYIYAFGHNPPHIHVRSGEGSFTITIKDRIVEGRAKSKTIRLINDFIDEHEDEIMELWGKAQRGETIKKVQR; translated from the coding sequence TTGATTTACATTTACGCCTTTGGCCACAATCCACCGCACATTCATGTACGAAGTGGAGAAGGTTCTTTTACGATTACTATCAAAGACAGAATCGTAGAAGGACGTGCTAAATCAAAGACGATTCGTTTGATTAATGACTTCATCGACGAACATGAAGACGAAATCATGGAACTTTGGGGTAAAGCCCAAAGAGGAGAAACAATAAAGAAAGTACAACGATAA